The nucleotide sequence cattacacttaaagtatatatattttttttcaaccaTGTGTTTTCACATGCATTATgtcaaaaaacaaatttgtttcaaatataaactgataatataagaactgataaattattcatttatccATTGGTAAATAACAGACAGGCATCTCCTTGTTTATAAAATTCCACTTATACCTATAATTACAGTGCTCTGTAATGGCAGCTTTATACTAAGCATGTTTTCAAAGGTTCATTAAGTACGACGAAGAAACCTTGTAAATAATTCAACATTCCTTGAGTCAGGATTCGTATTAACTTGATTTTTACAGGTATGAACTCTAATTCAGCCTAGAAAACTGTTCATTTGTGGGAATACATTCTATTTTCATACATACTTTCATTTGACATTTTACACCTGTATCAAATGTAGAATTTTGGTTATgaagtttagttgttgttttcctCAAAGAATCATTAACAAATCGCTAAGCTTCTGTACAATGTTATACAACTTTTCAAGACGATCCGAAGGCCAGTTAGAACATATTTTTACATACTCAGAATGATAACgtcttgtttttataaatattgtgtgtGAACACCCATTACTTCTCTTTAAACGAGAGAGACGAGAGTCTTGGTTCATCAGACTAAATAATTAATAGCTTGCTTTTATTATGATGAATTGTAGGCATTTGTTTAGAgatacaaaaaaatcataataaaattacttatgaCAAAATACTAGACAAGAACACCAAAGTAACTGTGATAAAAGTGTTCAGTTACAGGGAAAATGATCAAAATaggtatatatagatataaactAGTAAATGTTTGGCaataaaaatggttaattttaAGACTCAATTATACACAATGCCACAAGTATTAACTAAAAATAGGGcagtaaaattgtatttatacaagaaaaaaataatataagagCACACTAACTATAAGctaataaattcaaaaaacagaaaaacgagaaaaaaattttacttttaaaaatattacataaaacaaatttatcttaCATATTCAATACTTTAAAACAACGAATTAACGAACACAGAATACCCTATTTTTAACCCCCACTCCAGTGGCACAACTgaatgtctgcggattcacatcgctaaacaccgggtttcgatacccgtagtgggcagagagcagctagcctattgtgcagctttgcgcttattTCTAAAAAACCATATCCTATATTTAAGGTATTCATCAGTTCACGGTACAAATGTATTACACATTTAATTTcgtaaacacagttttattctaGTTCGTGATTATATTTGAGAAATAGCACCCACGGAGATTGTGAGAATGTGCTGAGAAAATGTATATAACTTTATCTACTCAGACAGTACGCTTTCATCTCGTGTAATGTATACATAAGcttgtataacattaaaaaagttgACAGCTGTCAGTAGACGCACAGAAGAATATTGAGATCTCGCCAAAGGTGCcgatttatctttttttttaaagttcagatTACGTTATTGTATTCTGATGTCAGGAATTTCGTCAGATGTATTAATTCTGGCACTTAAAAGTGTACACTTAAAAGTGTACAAATTTACCAAGAACTTCATACTCTGACTTAATTCTCTTTCCAACACCTTGAAATTCTAATGTAACTAGATTTGTCGGGTCAGCGTCCAACTTTCACGTCTAGTAACGACCTTGTGTACGACCAACTACGCGTTTCAGGTTGATTTGATATACGTATAGTAATGCCACTTGTGTGTCAGGCCAGCTGGAATATTTCACATCTCTAAGGGAATATGACACCTCCTCGCCTCCTCTAACGGACATCTAAATAACTACAGAAGGTTACAAGGACGGAAAAGGGCCGTCCAGTCTCAAACAGCACAGGATTTTATGTTTACAGGCACATTTTGTTTGTCGAAAGGCGGTCGAACACAACTGGATGTTTGATTCTTTTATTGCTGTCTTCTCGACTGACGAGGACCTCGAATGTGATTCGTCGTCAGACTGTCAAGTGGGTGGTTTAAATCAAACTACAAAATAGCAGAACAAGGGAGAAAATATCTAGGAATCACTTTTATCAAATCTATTATTTCGCGGGACATTCCATCTTTTTGAGAGTTGTGATCCAATTAGTAACTACTGTaacaacatctctcactgacttGAAGAGAACAGTCCGTTGTTGAGAGATATTTTCCCAGGAATATTTTTTGGAACACAGTATGAATATCTTCTGGTACTTAGTAGGGCTGTTGTTTGTGGCAGCTGGTCTGTCACAGGCTACAAGCTCCGGTGGATACAGACATACCAGAGACAGAGAATACGAAATGTTTTTTAACTCCGGAGCAAAGCCCAGCCTCACTTCTAATGAAGGATTGCCAAACcagttaaaaaagaacaaagtgGAAGAGTTGGGTAGTATATTAAAACATCATGTGGCTGCTTTGCGTAGAACGCCTAATAAGCAAGTAGAACTGGTGTTTTTGGTGGACAGTTCGGCTTCCGTAGGGTcagaaaatttttttaatgaactgaaATTTGTCAAGAAGTTGCTGGCAGACTTCACTGTTTCCTATGAAGCCACACGTGTAGCGGTAATCACCTTCAGCTCACGAGAACGAGTAGTTAAACACGTGGATCATCTGAGTAATCCATCAGAAGACAATCACAAGTGTGCTCTATTACGGGACCAGTTACCAAGCATCAACTATACAGGAGGGGGAACCTACACCCTGGGAGCTATTCTAAAAGCACAAGTAAGAAAAAtgattcaaattaaaaatatttatttcagaacttttataaatatcataatataaaattaacaagaaaaaGCATTAGTGAGAGAAAGAGAAAGATATAATCTGACACATGTAGTCCTAATAGAGACATCTTAGTAGATCTACAGCAGTAAAAAGATGCATAAATACGTAGCATACTTTAGAATTTCGCAAAGGAAAGCGCTACAGGTTGAATCTTATCTAATGATCATGATACATACCAAAGCTATAGGAAAGAATACTTGACTGAATACCTATAATATGCACATCCAATTGTCTATATACATTATACACAACTTCCAGAAAACGCCCAAATCACTTACAACATGTtggattattataattttaccgCTCATCGCCAATTACGTGAACCTGTCTAAAGAGATCTTGCGCTaagagaaaactttaaaatagaaTCATTTGGTTTTCATTTTCGTTATTCTTGTAGCTTACTTATAAACTAAAGATATTTAAACGAAACAAATAATGCAAGAATTTACAGTTCAGCTACTAGAACTTTACTCAATCATTTTTGTTTGTATCAAAACATTAGAAATTTCACCAATAATTAACGATGAACTCTTTTAGCGATAAGATTTATCACGCTTATTAAGTTGAAATTCAGTTTTAAGTATCTATTACACAAAAATTTCCTGACAGTTTTCTACTACTTTCACCATTTTCAGTCCCCAACTGAACCGAAATTTTAAGAACCTAATATTAGCAAACCAGctgaatggtttttttttttgttatcttcccatctaaactaaaatttaaattcgGTAACTAGAGCAAACCATTCAAATTGTAGGTATCTCTCATTTTCTCAGCTAAACgtaattttaaaagacaatatgagtaaacaaacatttctcacTTTTCTTGCTAAACTAGAATGTTAGATAACTAATCTCAGTAAAGAAACCCAAAGTGTTTTTATCAGTGCTTAGTACATATTGTTGtcaaatttttaatatatgtaaactCGATAATTCCTCTTATACGTGAGCTTAAGTCAAAGTGTGGAGTACCATCACTGTTTCATAGAAAGCtggacaaatatttttattgttaatattagaTACTAAAATCATGATGATGCCCAATCCCTGAACAATTTGATTGACATAATGAGCTTTAACATAAGAATCTGATTTATGTTCGAATTTTATGctgtgtttctatatatataaaagtatttccGAATAATCCGTGGATAAAATGAATTATTCTGTGAgaattatagtttattacacagattgtaacaaaaatgaagaaatgatgtcttttatttagtattataaatagtGTATCAAAATTTCAGTTATTAACATGTAATcatgtaattatattaattagttatcaccattagattccatctaggaacatagggccgcaatcgcttgcggattcttcaacaggtatttaagtgagtaggttgttagcccgccgCACcgagctgtccctgatttagtagtgtaagactagagggaaggcagctagtcatcaccactcatcgccaactcttgggctactcttttaccaacgaatagtgggattgagcatcacattataacgccccccacggctgggagggcgagcatgtttggcgcgacgctcggattacgagtcgcacgccttacgcgcttggccatgccaggcctgtattTAGGTCcaatgaattattttttcataGTTCTTATTTGTTTCAGCATGAAACAGATTTTTCTGCTGGgcctaaacctttttttttacatatatcgTCATTACAACGAGGTGATAATTAAGCAGAGGATTTCTAAGCAGGATAATAATTAAGCGAAGGATTTTTGAAAACTAAAGTTTGCTTGAAAAAATAAGAATTATCGTTTTTATCTCTGGTGAACTATTactataaatatatcaaatgttttaattttttctgtctTTCGTAAGTaataaactatttcatttttctaaattatttctatgttattggttgtaatatttataataaatttagtaCTTTCTTGGATTAagcttttaaaactaaaaaattattttatattattaactttacATAGGTTTGAAACTAACTTTAACCTCTTTAGCTAGCTGAACCTCTTGATATATTATTGAAACCACAgctgaaaatactgttaatagcGATGATACTTGTCTGATGATTCAAGGTATTTTAATCAGTACATATTCAAATTTTCTTGCGACACTAAGTGTTTCTAGTCAGCttgttaaattaaattatcttcataactttataaattatattttaagagtagtctggggctcggcatggccaagcgtgttaaggcgtgcgactcgtaatccgagggtcgcagattcgcatcccggtcgcaccaaacatgtttgccctttcagccgtggaggcattataatgtaacagtcaatcccactattcgttatcgttgatacaagagttggcggtgggtggtgatgactggctgctttccttctagtcttacattactaaattaggaacggctagtgcaggtaactctcgagtagctttgtgcgaaattcagaacaaacaaagtaCTTGTagtctgtatattttatttcttttatttttttatgttattagaaGGTATTAATAATGAACACAAACTACTAACTGTAAGTTACCTGCAATAGGGTTTTATTACAGGGACAGTAATGCTATAAATGCCATTCACAGACATAACTTAGCGCTTTTTGTTTCAAAGTGTGTGAAGGCACACCGCACTGTAGAATTACAGTTTTGTGACAAATACGTGATACCAGTCTCAGTTTTCAGTTTTTCAGACAAAATGTAAAACGTCTTTACAAactaaaagaagaagaaaaaagggtTATCTATCACTATTTTTCCAGAAAGTAATTAACATTATCTGTTGTAGAATATCACCAtaatactaattaatattattgataattaCATTTCCGTTAGAGATCCAGCGATAAtagttacctgttataaagtttCACTAGCTGATCGGCATTATCTAtcatagaatttcactataaaAATTAGCATTGTTGGTAAGTATGATTTCACTACGAAAATAGTGATAAGTTGTCTGCTATAAATTTTTTATTAGGTAATCAATATTacctattatgtaactttgttactgggataataattacagttattgGTATTACAATTTCTCTAAGaaacatatacagtcatgtgaaaaagttaggacaccctatgaaagcctgtgtatttttgtaacatttttcgatatatagatatttaatctcaattttaacaatactgagagattataggaatataactaaacaagtaaaactgaagaaaagacttttcaagatcttctgtaaatgtaattctacaaaaactgaggaaaaggttaggacaccctaccccctttggctgaaataactgcagtgagacgcttcttgtagccatctaccagtctctgacatcggtctgaagaaagtttgccccactcctcaatgcagaattctttcagctgtgagatgcttgaggggtttcttgcatatACTGCCCATTTCAAGtcatcccacagcatctcaatgggattaagagcTGGGCTatgacttggccattccaggactctccatttcttagttttcagccagtccttggtggatttactggtatggtTTGGGTCATTgccgtgttgcagggtccagttccgcttcagctttaattttcttacagatggtctcacaggatcctcaagcaccctctgatacacagtagaattcatggtggattctatgattgtgagctgtccaggtcctactgcagcaaagcagccccaaaccatgacacttccacctccatgcttcacagttggtatgaggttctttcctggaatgctgtatttggtttacgccaaacatgtcctctgttctggtgtacaaataattcaattttggactcatctgtccaaagaacattattccagaagtcctggtctttgtctactttctctctggcaaacttcagtctggtcttgatgtttcg is from Tachypleus tridentatus isolate NWPU-2018 chromosome 2, ASM421037v1, whole genome shotgun sequence and encodes:
- the LOC143244794 gene encoding sushi, von Willebrand factor type A, EGF and pentraxin domain-containing protein 1-like isoform X2; its protein translation is MNIFWYLVGLLFVAAGLSQATSSGGYRHTRDREYEMFFNSGAKPSLTSNEGLPNQLKKNKVEELGSILKHHVAALRRTPNKQVELVFLVDSSASVGSENFFNELKFVKKLLADFTVSYEATRVAVITFSSRERVVKHVDHLSNPSEDNHKCALLRDQLPSINYTGGGTYTLGAILKAQEVLKHARPESTKAIFLVTDGYSNGGDPRPATKDLRDQGVQIFTFGIRNGNVRELHDMASEPSKEHCYILDSFEEFEALARRALHEAKPHRAIY
- the LOC143244794 gene encoding sushi, von Willebrand factor type A, EGF and pentraxin domain-containing protein 1-like isoform X1 produces the protein MNIFWYLVGLLFVAAGLSQATSSGGYRHTRDREYEMFFNSGAKPSLTSNEGLPNQLKKNKVEELGSILKHHVAALRRTPNKQVELVFLVDSSASVGSENFFNELKFVKKLLADFTVSYEATRVAVITFSSRERVVKHVDHLSNPSEDNHKCALLRDQLPSINYTGGGTYTLGAILKAQEVLKHARPESTKAIFLVTDGYSNGGDPRPATKDLRDQGVQIFTFGIRNGNVRELHDMASEPSKEHCYILDSFEEFEALARRALHEDLQIGNYLPQKPEACFRLCQEGSKSC